The Coffea arabica cultivar ET-39 chromosome 2c, Coffea Arabica ET-39 HiFi, whole genome shotgun sequence genome includes the window TTATTAGTTCAGCACAAGTTTTTAACTAGTTAGCATTCTGCTTTTTGTGCCTTACATGCAATTTGTTGTATACAACAACTAATCATGTTAATGATCAAACACTTTTGCAAATAAACATTGTGATACCACATGTTCATTTTGGTGTCAAATAAACATTGACCTCCTGGCTGCAAATAGTTCTCCAGTCCTTTTTCCCAATACTGATATTGAATAATCTCTTTAGATTGTTTTGGAGGTTCATTTTtgctttgcctacatttttatgTAGTATTTGGAATTCTGTATTTGGTAACTTGGAATATTTACCTTTCTTGATTGATCTTTGTGTATTGAGTGATAGGCGTCTTTTATTTGTTTCTGCCTTTTCCCAGATGAACCTGGTAAACAAGTACGAAGTGCAATTAGGATTAAAAACACCAGCAAATCTCATGTTGCCTTCAAGGTATGTACCATGAGTACTTCTGATGCAATCTTTCAGAATATGTAAATGCTTTAAGACTGCTGATAAATGGTAGACAAATGCATTGCTTAACAGCCTCTTCCTTTTTGTTTGGTTCGAACTATCTAGATCAGAGCTCTATAACCGTTTGTTTTTGTTGCTTCTTTTATCTGATTAGTGGAATTTGTCTATTTTCCTGTAGTTCCAAACAACTGCACCAAAAAGCTGTTTCATGCGACCTCCTGGAGCTATTTTAGCTCCTGGTGAGAGCATTATAGCAACAGGTAACCTGATCATTATGTTAACCAATTTGTGCTTGCTATCTACAttgcttttttcctttttgacaaGTGTGCTTGTGAATCTGACAAATTTgtctttcttattttgggtgTTTCCAGTATTTAAGTTCGTAGAGCAACCTGAAAACAATGAAAAACCTACTGATCAGAGGAACAGGGTGAAGTTTAAAATCATGAGCCTAAAGGTGAAGGAACCCATGGATTACGTACCTGAGCTGGTATCAACATTCGTTCTTTTTATGCCTTTTATCCTTTATCTTTGCTTTGCTGTTTGGCTATAAGTGAAAAAAATGGAGCGACTTTCAGTTAACCACACTTTTGTTTATTTCAATTGAGATATGTTATCTTGGTGGGCGAACTGAAAACCGTTCTTTGAAGCCACTATCTACTTTAGATTATTTTTGAGTGTCGACTTCTAAATCCATAATCACTAATGGTAACTTTAATATGCTACGCCTTAGCCATAATTAGGTTCTGATAttttgagaggaaaaaaaaaattggcggTCAGCTTACTTCATCCACTATAAAAGTGACTTGTGGATCACTACCCAGCTTTTTACGCATGCATGTATGCAATATCTCGTTCACATTTATATTAGTAACCAGCAAGATGTGGTAACCAGTATGTTTTCCTTGGTTTTTACGAAACAGAAAAAAGCGTCATTTTGGGATTTTTCCTATACATTCTTGTCATTTTTTGTGTTTGTGGGCTCAGTTTGATGAGCAGAAGGATCAAGTGGCTGTGGAGCAGATACTGCGGGTCGTTTTTCTAGATGTAGAACGTCCAAGTCCTGTAAGCCAATATTAATTCCCACCTTATTAACAACTCTAATGACATAGACGATAATAAGTACTTAATAAATCTGTTAATTTTGCTAGGCACTAGAAAAACTGAAACGCCAGTTGGCAGAGGCAGAGGCTGCTCTTGAGGCTCGCAAGAAGCCTCCAGAAGACACAGGTCCAAAGATTATAGGTGAAGGACTGGTTATTGATGAATGGGTGAGCAATCTTCTAACATTCTTCTATAATCATATGACCCTTTGTTTGCGCATCTTCCATAATATTTACTGCCAACTGTGTTTTTAGTGAAATAAATACTCACTTTTGCTTTCTTGCTTGCATTTACTTTCAGAAAGAGCGAAGAGAAAGATACCTTGCTCGACAGCAAGTTGAAGGGGTAGACTCTTTGTAAATTATGAAGTGTGCATCTGGTTTTACTATGTTAAAGCATCCTGTATTTGCCGTGACTGGTTTGAAGATATCAGTGGACAGTCAAATGTAAAAAATGCTAGTGTGCAGTCCTGTAACTTGAGGCGCTACAACATTTGGTTCTTGTAGATAGCGTGGTTTGTTTTGTAGAAGGCCGAAAATGCCTATCCAGCCGAATGTAATCCAAACCTCAGAGAATCAAATTCTCTTGGGTTAAGGCATGAGTTGCAAATTTTATGAATGAATTTATGGTTTTCAATTATTGAGACTATGCATTGAACAAGAAAGCCCACCTTGACCTCCTTAGCTTTTCTTTCTCGTGAAAAGCTATTTCCTATTTGAAACTAAGGATAAGTTGCAAATCTTATGACCGAAATTCTACGTCGCATTGTTGAGCCTACGTCGAAAGAGTACACCTTGATGTCCTTAGGTGTCATTCTGGACTGGTACAGCTTATTTTTATCAGTATGTATCTCTCTATCTAATTGTGGTTCTTTGTATCATCAGAAAATAGGAGACAGTGCATGTGTTTGAAAAATGCAAAATGCAAAAGAGTTACGAGGGGAAAAGCCTGATCAAACCTGATAAGCAATGCACTTGTGATGCATTATTACGAAATCAATCCGTTAAGGCAATGTTATGCTTTAGGTCTTAAAATTTTGCTTCAATTGTATACGTATGTCCTAGAAAATAGAAATCACACTGGAAAATGCAATAATTCAGCCTGAGTGAGAAGTGAGACGTAGTAGCCGAAAATGGCATTGGGGGACGGTCCAAGCACACAGAAACATATTTGGACCATTTAACTAACTTTGGGCATTGGGTGGGCTGTCGACAACCTGTGTTAACAGAGAGCTAGAGGCCCCATGACTCGGGAGTGAATTTTTGCAGGTTTGTGGTCCTTTTGAATTACTTTTTTAATGCAATGAGAGAAATTtcggtaaaaagaaaaaaaaagaaaagaaaaatggactACCTAAC containing:
- the LOC113725918 gene encoding vesicle-associated protein 4-2-like, which encodes MAIADNKSASDGKVWGLFKLPFRSSNSSASSSQYASQQQQYNTRADGSNANASNSSSSVSSVARSLLRTRRRLKLDPSNKLYFPYEPGKQVRSAIRIKNTSKSHVAFKFQTTAPKSCFMRPPGAILAPGESIIATVFKFVEQPENNEKPTDQRNRVKFKIMSLKVKEPMDYVPELFDEQKDQVAVEQILRVVFLDVERPSPALEKLKRQLAEAEAALEARKKPPEDTGPKIIGEGLVIDEWKERRERYLARQQVEGVDSL